Genomic segment of Paenalkalicoccus suaedae:
CTAAATCTAAAGCTTTATCGTCTAAATTTTGAATACTTATTACTTTCCCACCTTCGTCGTGTATAATTTTTTTCACTAAAGGTAAAATAGCTTTTTTGTATGCAGCTATGCCTATAATCCCAATCTGCGAGTTAATTTCCTTTTCAAATTTAATTGCATTCTCCCAAACACTTCCTTTAATTTCTTCGTTAAGAATATGTGCAATTTTTATCGCTAAATACTCTTCCATATCTTCTTTTGACTGGATATCTTTTTGCCCTAGCAATATATATTTTTGCTTAGCTAGTATAACTAAATCCGTTTTAAGTTTCTTTGGTGTAGAGTTAATATCATTAAATACATCTAACTCTATGACTCTTGATTCATTGGGTATTACAAGAATAATAATACTTAATTTATAATCCCATAATTCATTTTTTATTTTCGCTGCTTCAGCTAATCCCTCAAGTCTATGTTGACCATCAACAATCCTAAAATAGCAATAATCATCTCTTTTTGATGCTCCTTGCAAATTTATCGAAACTACATTTTTTATAGCTATATCTTCAAACTCTACATCGCTTATTATTTCTTTGACCTCATTACTATTAACACTTAAAATAATTGAGGTTGGAAATAAGCCATTACCCGAAATAATATTATTTTTTATTTTTTTCACATGTTTTTCATCAAGTGGCCGTTGGTATCCATAATCATCCTGATTATAAATTAATACTTTCGAATTATCATATACAGTTTTTAAATCCATTACAACGCTATAATATTGCTGGATACCTTGGTTATATCTTTGTGCAATATATTTCATAATTAATAGCCCTCTCTTAAGAACCGACGTATATCTTCACTAATAAATTGGAATTTTTCTAGAGATCCTTTTGCCTCTTTATTTAAATAATCAAAAAAGCTATCGAGGAGAGTGATATCTTTTTCTGTATTTTTTAACCCTTCCCTTTTAAAAGGTGTATTATTTATAGTGTGAATTGCAAATAAGTAGTTTATATCATAAAACATTTCTAATCCGAAAACTTCTTCATCTTCTTCTTTCTTCTCTAAATAAACATCTTTAGTAGCTTTATAATATTCTACAATCTCTGTAAAACAATTTATGTCTTTATAAACTATATTATGATTAGATTCCTCAATAACTTTATAAAATATTGCATCAAAGACTATACTATCTTCAACATCAACGGTGTGTAATTGGATAATAACTTCCAATATTTTTTCTAAGTACCAGTTAAGAAAATCGATATATTTTTCTTCACTGCTGACCTCTTCATTTAGAGACTCGTACCAATGTAATGTTACTATTTCTATAATTTGTAAGTCGAAGTCGAATTTGCAATGTTTTAAATAATTATTTATTATAGGATTTTGACTCTCTCTTTCTGACTCTACCTTATCTTTAATTAATTTAAAAACATCTAAGTTTGAATTTAAATTTCCATAATTAGGGTCAATGGATCTAGATAACAGATGTAAGAAATACCCTAGATCTAACAACTGAGAGTCTACTTTCACACTTAATACTTCCTCAAGTTTAGCTGAGAAAAAAGATTGTAGTTTTGAATTAAATTCCCACATCTCTCCATTTTGACTATAATTTTTTTCAGACGATCTTATTGTAAATAGTAATTCATCTGTTCTATCAAGTAATTTACCAATATCACTCATGATCGGTTCGTTAGACTTTCGAACAATAGAAAACTTATTATTTTTATAAAATTGCTGATGTTCCATGTCCCCCCAAGCAGACATTAATTGACTTTTAATTTGAAGTTCAAATAAATATTTTTCTCCATTTTTATGAAATATACAGTCAACTTTTATTATATCTAACCCATTTCTCATTTTTGCTTGTTTTTCTTCCAAATTCTCAAATGTTATATAATAATCTGGATTAATATTTTTAAAACTATTTTTATTATCTTTAATTAATTGAATAATATTATAAGTATCTTGCTTTAGATCACCTAAAATTTTCAATCCGATCAAATCGGAATATCTCTGTTTTAGATACTCTATTACTTTATTATCATCTTTATAATCTATCATGTTTTTTATATGAAGTAAGTCATTTTTTCTCACTAATTTCTCACCTAGACTTAACTCACTTTTCACTCTATGTGTTACTTTATAATAATTACCTAAATAACCAGCGTTATCATGTGTCAATAAATACTTCGTAGATTCATCTTTGAGTATTCTATCAAAAGTTACTCGAAAGAGTTCAGAAATTTCATTTGCACAAATTTCCAATTCTTTTTTAAGATGTGAATTATATGTTTGAATAATTTCTGCTTTTAATGAATCATTAGAGATATTTGTCATAAAGTCCCACCTGTAGATAATTAAATTTGTTTTAATAAATTTAATACCAGTAATATTTTAAATAAAGTCTTTATTTTATATATCCGATAGTAACAATAGATTAACCTTAATATTAATATTGCACCATGGATAATAAGTCTATATATACATTAATAAAAATACGATTTGATGTATCATAATGAAATAAGAATAAAAAAGTCATATAATTATTTATATTAAAATGCATTAAATTATGTCAGAGTTTTAATAACCAAAAACCTAATTATTGTAATATTATCATATCATATTAATTTTAAAAGATTTATACTAATATAAAAGTTATTGTCATTAATTTATTTATTAGTTTTTAAATTTGAAATAATAATTAACTAATAGAATCCATTTCATATAGTTTAAATTTGTAGTCTAATACATCATTACCTACCTTTTAATCACTAGTCTTTAAACGAAAACCTCATATTCACATCTCTAATTCCATCCAATATGTTACGGTTACTTGTTAACACCACACGGAAATCTACTAAGTCAAATTCTTCTTCACTCACGTCGAATTCAACTCTATCTTGCGCATTCAAGTTAACAGTCGCATAGGGACTAGTCAGCACTCCATCATAAACAAAGCAATCCCCTTCTCCACATCCACTAAATAAATCCTCTCTCTTATACAAATACAACTCTACCCTTAACTGTTTGTCCGCACCATAATCAAAGCCAATCCAATTTTCAAATACTAACGTATTAGCTTCATCACTACTTAAATCAAATCTGCCAGATACATGATCATATCCTACTTCGGGTACGTATACTAATGCGCCTGTATTATATACACTCTCTTTCCAATCCCCACTCACTAACTTTCTAGCGAAAAAGTCCATATGAACGGTTCCATGCTGGACAGAAGGCCCTAGATACCTTACACCGCCAACAGAATCCTCTGTATTCCCTTCTCCACTGTCAATAACCTCAAATGCCCGATACAATAACACCGCCGCAGTCGCACGACTTACTTTCACATTCCCACTAAACGATCCATCAGGCATCCCTGCTACAATTTCTAAACCAACCATGTTACCCACACTCTCATTCGCCCATGCTGGAATAGCATGATTGTCTCGGAAGAATAGTGGTTTCTTATAGCTATCCGTCTTAATTCCTTCTACTTGTAACATTCGATCAATGATTGCCGTCGCTTCAACTCGTGTAATCGGACTATTCCAGTTCGAATTGCCCTGCTGATCACCAGTCATAATTCCCGCTTGCCCTAGCTCATTCAATTCTATGTAAAAAGGATTTGTAGCATCAATATCATTAAAATTATTTCTACCACCAAAAGGTAAGTCTAATGCTCGCGCCACAAAAGCCGCAAACTGCCCCCGCGTCACATCCTGTCCAGGCGAGAACGTCGTCGCACTCGTACCAGCGATTACTCCCTTACTAGCTAACGCATTGACCTCCGTCTCATACCACGTATCTCTCACATCCGTAAATCCACTCGCCGCAACATTCGTCGCCATTCCTACCATCATCACAACAAACAACATGATACTCCATACTTTCCTCAAACCATCCACTCCTCTAATCATAGTCATTACTACTAACAATACTCCCCACCCTCTCAGATAGAAAATATTGTATATCTGTAACTAGTATATAATAACCATTTATAAAGAACCACCTAATATCTATAATTTCCTAATATTATTCACTTACTAGTAAAATCCCCACAACAAAAAAGACCCCAAGAACAGATCTCTCCGTCCTCCGAGCCCCCAACTCCTATCACTTCCCTATCCCTCTCCCCCTCCACGTCCCATACGTCACCCCACTGATAACCAACAACGCTCCGACAACATGAACCGCCATCAACCGCTCGCCCAACAGGATCGTCGCTAAATCACGGCCGATAGTGGCATAAAGTTGATAAAGATCGATGCTCGTGCTGCGCCGATCATTTTGATTCCTTGGTAATACATGATAAAGCTTAATACGGAGACAATCACGCTCATATGTAAGATGGATCCCCAGGTTAACAAGCTCGCCTGCTGAATCTCTACCACGCTCGTCTCAAAAAATACGAAGGGGAACAGCATCAGCGTCCCAATCCCGACCGCATATGTCGTTGCCGTGATCGAACTGAACTTCCGCAACGCCACTTTGCCCAACACGCTATACAGCGCCCAGCACACGACAGCAAATAACAACACCAAATCAATCGGAGCCAAGCCTGCCTCGACCACCTGCTGGAACTGCCCCTCTGTGATGATGATCGCAGCGCCCGTCAACGCCAGCACCAACCCAATAACATTGCGTTTAGTGATGGCTTCTTTGAGAAAAATCCCTGACAGCACCGCAATCAATATTGGATTCGAAGCAATAAATAACGAGCTCTTCACAATTGGCGCATCACGCGTCGCAACAAAGAACGCGATATTATACAGCGCAATTCCCGTCAACCCAAGCAAGCCAACCAACCACCATTCCTTGCCTTTAGGTCTCCTACTTCCTTTATCCATCACAAGCATGACCGGGATAAGTAACACAAACGCAAAGAAGAATCGGAAAAACGCCACCACAGTTGGGCTAAAATCTTCTGTTGCGTAACTCCCCGCAATAAATGCGCTCCCCCAGCTACTTGTTGCTAGCGCGAGCATCACATAAATAAGCCATGGCCTATCATTTAATAGATTCTTCATCCAACCATTCCTCTTCCATCACTTCTCACTCAAATAACGACACACCGCAAGACTTCTCTTAACTCTTCATTCCACAGCTCTGCCTTCCCTACCGCATAGCTATCCTCCTGGATCTCCGTTGGTTTGTTCGCTTTGCCGATGATATAGTCGACAAACTCCATGCCTGTGTATTCGCAAATGTATTGGAACTGTTGGACCAGTGGCAGTGCCGCTGTCTTCGGAGGCGGATTTTCTCCTGTGATGATCACATACGCCTTCTTCTGCTTCATTCGCTCCGCAAACTGATAGCGATCGTCTCGCATGTACTGGCTCCATCGGTCAAAAAAAAGCTTCATCTGCGCAGACATCCCAAACCAGTATAACGGAGTTGCAAAGAGGATGATATCCTGTTCCATGAATTCCTTAAACAACGCTTCATAATCATCATCCACCTCTTCAAATCCACCTGCCGTATGCCGCTGATCGACGATCGGGTTGATCTCGTAATCGAGCAGATGCACCTTCTTGCACACGATTCCTTCTAAGGCCCTATCCACCAAATACTCCGTGTTGCCGCCTCTTCTCGCACTCCCAAGCAATGCCATCACCTTCATATGCCTTCCTCCCTCTTCTTTTCCTACTATCAATACCTTATAATAGAAACATTGTTCAGTAAATTAAATGATTTTGATAGAAACGATCATTAAAATTGATAGGAGGGACAGAATGGAGCTTCGTCATTTAATAACATTCAAAACAATCGTAGAAACGGGAGGCTTTAGAAAGGCTGCGGATGAGTTAGGATACGTACAGTCTTCGATTACCTCCCACATCAAGGAACTCGAAAAGGAGCTTGGCTACCCGCTTTTCGACCGGTTAGGAAAGAAGGTTGTGCTCACGCAAACGGGAGAACGGTATTTACCCTACGCCAAAGAGATGATTGACCTGCATCTTAAATCAAAAGAGGTCATCAAAGAAGCGAACGTGCCTGCGGGAGAGCTGACCATTGGGGTAAGCGAATCGCTAATGATTTACTGGCTCCCGGCCATCATTCAGCAGTTCATGGAACGCTATCCGGAGGTCAAGCTGACGCTAAAATCGATACACGATAACCTCCCAGCGCAATTCATCAAAGGAGAAATAGACGCAGCCGTGCTCATAGAAGTCCCAAATTGGCAACCATCCCAACTACGCGTCGAGCAATTAAAACCAGAAAAGCTATCACTCGTACGATCCGCAGCCAAAGCACAAACATCGATCCCAGAGACCATGTTCGTGACAGAGTACACCTGTAGCTGGCGACCAATGATCGAGAGCTTTTTAGAAACAGAAGGAAGGGAAGCAAAACGAGTCGAACTCCCAAGCATCGAAGCCATCAAAAAATGCGTGCTCCTAGGCCTAGGCAGATCCATGCTCCCTCATTTTGTCGTAAAGGCAGAAATCGAAAATGGAGACCTCATCGAAGAAAAAGCAGAACAACCAATTGCTATTTATACAGCCGTCCATAAAGATAAATGGCAGTCGATTAATGTTGAGGCGTTTTTGGATGTGTTGATGGGGAGAGATGGAATTGAATGAGGACGTTGTGGTAGATATGATCGGTAGACGTTTAATTTAGTAGGGAGTATTGGTGAACTAGGGTTATGTTAGAGCACCTAAACGTGCGAGGATGACTTCCTAAAATACCTTATTTTGCAATATTACGATTTAAGACCCTATCAAACAGAGAACAGAATGGTAATAAGTATCCTAAACGTTATGTCTCTATTCTAGAAAGGACTTTCCCCCATGTATACAATACTTATACTTTTCTTCGTAATCGTCATTGTTCATCAAATCTTAAAAAAGGTACTCATTAAAAATGAGAGTTCTATAAACCTAAGTGACACGAATGGCTTCATTCCCTCACTCATTGGTTATTCGATTCTCGCTATTCTCGTCTTACTTGTGCTGATTAATTTTACGCTCATAGCTGCTCCTTACGATTTTTTATTACTATCCTCTTTGTTTGTTATAACCTTTTCTTTTCAAGCTATTATTGAAAATAAGTACTTAGTTCACAGTAAGAATAGGAAGTATGTTGCACTGGCTTCTTCTTTATTATCGGCATTGTTATTTTGGATTTTTTTATGAAACTTTTAGCTTGGTTGTTATTACAGCACCAAAATGCTTATTATCGGTAGCAATTAAAAAGTATAAGCCCAACCACACTGGTCGGGCTTAATATACGCTCGTAGCTACTATTTCGCATTTGACAAATTTAGACTAAATTCGACAAGTGACAGAGCCCTGCATTTTAAAATAATTATTTTACGATTGGATATTTCAAACAAATAAATTGATATTACTTTTCTTTGAAATTGCTTTATTAATTTCAAACATAGTATCAAAAAACTTGCTCTCTATTTCTTTTTTTATTTTATCATTCATATTCTCCCATAAGGCGGGAGAGTAAGCGAAGTTCTCCATATAACTGATAATTATGTCTGATATGATTACTTTTTGCTCTTCTATGCTACTGTTTTCAATTTGAGAAATTAATTTTTTGAATCTTCGATTGTTTCTTGTGAAATTACTTAATAACACATAGGTACTTCCATTTTGAGGAAATACAGTCATGAAGATAGGGGCTAACATAGTTTCCCAATCATTTAAATTATTGATTAAATTATAATCTAAATCTCTTTCAAGATTAGTCATTGAGGAAACAGCTATGTGAAATTCTCCTTCAAATTTTATAGTATATGTTGTTATATTTTCAAATTTTCTTAATAACAACCATTCGTTGTACCATTCTCTAAACTTATCAGCCCTCTTCTCAGCATCTTCATTTCCTTTTATAGATTGGTATATCGATTCTCGCATAAAAATTATCTGCTCAACTGATGGAGTGTTTTTACCTCTAAAATGCTGATTAATCTCTTCGAATTTTTTTTCTCTAATTAGTTTTAGAATATACCTATAAAGTTCTCCAACAGATTTTTTTGCATGATACTCCTTTGCCATTGCTCTATAAGCAAATAGAAACTCCTGCTCTTTGTTACCTAAGCTATAATCAGAGTTCTCAATCGGATTAAATAAACTTGTATCGTGATGACCACAAAAACCTGAAAATGTTGTTGCTATTTTTCTTCCCTTTAGCTTCATCTTGGAAGTTAGTTTCGCTTCCTCATTTATATCATGGCTAAACATTAAAACGTGACCATTATCTGAAATCACATCTAATATTTTGTTATTTTGTATTGAATGAGCTTTAATTATTTTTTCAGAGCAGTTAATATCCTCATGAAAACATTCTTTAACTGCAACTTTATTTTTCAAAAAGTTAATATTTTTATCAAAACTTCTCCTTATGTACTCATTATTAGACACTATAACTACACCCCTTATTATTAATAAACTTTATACTTAGTAATTTTCATTTATATACTTACATAGTACAGCTTTTTAAAGATACAATTATTGAGTATATAATTAGCATTTTCATGTGTCTTGATTAGTAGCCGAAAAAAAGGGCTCTTGATTTATCTATAGACTATTGGCTCAAAATCTATATGTTTACTTATTTATTCTTCACTTATTTCAACAAATACACTGTGGAAGTCACGACCAAATTTAGAAAGTTGATAGTTCTTCTTTGACTTTATTTTCGGATCAACTAATTTAGGTAACCCTTTACCTTTAGCAGCCCTAGTTAGATACTCATTAATTTTTTCAATGGACTTAACTATAATCTCTAAATCGTTAAATGATTCCTTCTCATGGCGTGTTGTTAAAAGACCTACTCTCGACAAATTTACTCTTACAGAATCGTATTGTTCATATGAAATGTCGTAACGCTTCATTATTGCTGTAAACGTATCATCTTCGTGTAAGCTCGTCATACTGTACTGTCTTAACACAGCTAAATCTAGCATTCTTAAGTCTTTCAACAAATCATAATAAGTAAATACAAAATCATCATTTATATTTGAATGAGCTGTCATATTCACATAGCCGTTCATATAATAATGAATTTTTTCTTCTTGAGGCTCATCAGCTATAAAATCAAGAATATAACCATAAAAATTGTCACATTTTTTCCTATCATCAGTAGTTAGATTCTCTAAGTTTTTTTCTATTTCCTCTATTCTTTTAATTGTTTCATCAATAAGGCGAGTTACGTTTCTTTCAAATCTTAATTGTTTATAGTGCATTCTTACTCCCAACAATCCCGGTGCTAAGGAGGCACTTGCATCTGTAACTAAATCAACTGATAACTCAGCACCTCGATCTTTTAAATATTGCGCTCCGTATTTAACTACAGTTTCAACAATAGTAGTTTGATGATGCGTAACTAAAGCTTTTAGTCCATCTGTTATTTTATCCTTACTCATCTTGTATTCCCCCTCAAACTCACCGGTTAATTATTTACTGCTCCATCATAAACTTCAAAAAAATTTTTTGCTAATAAACCTAATCTAATTAGTGCTTTCAAACAGTCACCTACTGCCCAACCTCCACCAACAACCCCCTCTTCCCTTCCATCAACCTCATCGACTTTTTCAAGTTTGCTTGGTGCTTCTCTGATCCAGGTAAGAGCCCTGCCTTTTGTATCTCTAATGAGGCTAGCTCACGTTCTATTTCCTCAAGCCTCATTTGGATCTCCATTGTTCGGGTATCAACTTCAATCTCTTCCTCATAGAATTCTTCAGCACTCTCCACGATAAATTCTTCAACCTCATCCGATGAATCAACTATCGCAACTGAAGTATTGGCTGCTGCTGATTGCACGCAAAGTGTTTTCACCTCTTGCTCTGATTCCAGCAACCGCTCCTCAAGATCGCTTTCTCGTTGAACTAAAACCTCAACCTCCTGTCGCAGCCCCTCTTCTACTGCATGTAATTCTACTAATTGATCATTAAGTACTTCTATTTCTGTGGAAAAACCAGTAGTTAACTTCTCCACCAATTCTTCATGGTCACTTACCGTCTCTTTAATATTTTGATGAGCTTCTGATAGCAACTGCTCTTGTTCATTAAATTGCTCTGACATCCGTTGAGTTGTTTGATAGAAATAAACTGTAGTGAATGTCAGAGTTAAAAGAATTACTCTAACCATTAATCGTTTCATGCCTTTTATATACGCACCTCTTGTATAACTTTATATTGTCTACGTTTTCATTGGGCTAGTAGCACCTTTCGGAGCATTTTAATCTTTAAAACTAAGAATATTTAGTTTATTTAATTTAAAAGTGAAGAAGCCCAACCAATCTCCACCGGTTGGGCTTACTCACTATCTATCTACAATTTACTTCTTCCCATAATACTCCACATACCAATCCATAAACTGCTGCAGACCATCCTCAATCGTCGTCTTCGGCTTAAAGCCTACAGCTGCCTGCATATCCACAACATGATAGATATTACACCTATCATAGAATCGACAAATCAAGACTAATTCCGACAAGAGACAGGCACCTATTTTATCGCTACAAGTACATTTCTTTATTATTTTACTAGTTCTATCATTAAAATCATGAATTTCAGTTAATGAAAGATAAGTAAGACAAAGCCCAATCAGTTACAATCGATCAGACTTCATAAAATTCATAACACTTATTTTTCGTTCAACAAATTAAGATTAAATTAAAAAAGTAATTAGACCCCATTTTAGAATATTCTAAGCTTTAGTATTTAATTTAATTAACTTAATATAATTTCGTGAACTTTTAAATAGTTCTTTTATTTGTTCACTATTAGTGTCAGCTATACCATCACTTATTTTTTTCTTTACTTGTTTACGAGCATATTTTAATGAGAACTTATCATGCACAATTTTATTTCTTAAGAGAGCTAACAATTTAGTGCTTTTCTTATCTCCAACTTTTATTGCTAAACTTTCTTCGATCAGCTTTATAGTATTTTGGGAGTTTGTATTTGATGACTTTCCAAATTCTTCACCCTTCGATTTCTCATATATATTCAACATTAATTGTTCAATAATAGCATACATTTCAATAACAATACTCGCGTATTTTCTGTCTTTTCTTTTATTATACAGTTCTTTCAAATGAGTATCTTCGAGCATACTTAAATCCATTTTAATCTTCTTCTCAATACTACTTCTTTTTTTGTCAGTAGTTTTTGCAACTAACTCATTAAATTCTTCTTCCAATAACTTGAGATCTGCTTTAGCTGCCTTTATTAATTTAGATATTTTCATCTCTGTACCTCTTTTCATAATTTTTGTAAGATATTCCCTCAATCAATATCAATTATAGAACTCGTCCCCCACCTCAATCTCTTCGGAAACAATACCTTCAATCCCCTCAGCTTCTGCTCGAGCACTTGGTAACTCAAGAAACTCCTCTTCACTAACAACATTAAAAACAAAAGTTTGATCTGGTGCTTTTATAATATCTAGCCCTTCAAACGTAATGTCTAAAGTGACCTCTCCTTTGAAGTCCTCTGGTAAAACGTATATGTCCATCCAATCTAATTGCACTAGAGATCTATAATCTTTATAAGTTCCTTCACTAGTCTTAAATGTATAATTAATTAGAAGTTCAGATCCTCCATTAATATT
This window contains:
- a CDS encoding S-layer homology domain-containing protein, encoding MRKVWSIMLFVVMMVGMATNVAASGFTDVRDTWYETEVNALASKGVIAGTSATTFSPGQDVTRGQFAAFVARALDLPFGGRNNFNDIDATNPFYIELNELGQAGIMTGDQQGNSNWNSPITRVEATAIIDRMLQVEGIKTDSYKKPLFFRDNHAIPAWANESVGNMVGLEIVAGMPDGSFSGNVKVSRATAAVLLYRAFEVIDSGEGNTEDSVGGVRYLGPSVQHGTVHMDFFARKLVSGDWKESVYNTGALVYVPEVGYDHVSGRFDLSSDEANTLVFENWIGFDYGADKQLRVELYLYKREDLFSGCGEGDCFVYDGVLTSPYATVNLNAQDRVEFDVSEEEFDLVDFRVVLTSNRNILDGIRDVNMRFSFKD
- a CDS encoding LysR family transcriptional regulator — its product is MELRHLITFKTIVETGGFRKAADELGYVQSSITSHIKELEKELGYPLFDRLGKKVVLTQTGERYLPYAKEMIDLHLKSKEVIKEANVPAGELTIGVSESLMIYWLPAIIQQFMERYPEVKLTLKSIHDNLPAQFIKGEIDAAVLIEVPNWQPSQLRVEQLKPEKLSLVRSAAKAQTSIPETMFVTEYTCSWRPMIESFLETEGREAKRVELPSIEAIKKCVLLGLGRSMLPHFVVKAEIENGDLIEEKAEQPIAIYTAVHKDKWQSINVEAFLDVLMGRDGIE
- a CDS encoding flavodoxin family protein, whose amino-acid sequence is MMALLGSARRGGNTEYLVDRALEGIVCKKVHLLDYEINPIVDQRHTAGGFEEVDDDYEALFKEFMEQDIILFATPLYWFGMSAQMKLFFDRWSQYMRDDRYQFAERMKQKKAYVIITGENPPPKTAALPLVQQFQYICEYTGMEFVDYIIGKANKPTEIQEDSYAVGKAELWNEELREVLRCVVI
- a CDS encoding DMT family transporter is translated as MKNLLNDRPWLIYVMLALATSSWGSAFIAGSYATEDFSPTVVAFFRFFFAFVLLIPVMLVMDKGSRRPKGKEWWLVGLLGLTGIALYNIAFFVATRDAPIVKSSLFIASNPILIAVLSGIFLKEAITKRNVIGLVLALTGAAIIITEGQFQQVVEAGLAPIDLVLLFAVVCWALYSVLGKVALRKFSSITATTYAVGIGTLMLFPFVFFETSVVEIQQASLLTWGSILHMSVIVSVLSFIMYYQGIKMIGAARASIFINFMPLSAVI
- a CDS encoding DGQHR domain-containing protein — encoded protein: MKYIAQRYNQGIQQYYSVVMDLKTVYDNSKVLIYNQDDYGYQRPLDEKHVKKIKNNIISGNGLFPTSIILSVNSNEVKEIISDVEFEDIAIKNVVSINLQGASKRDDYCYFRIVDGQHRLEGLAEAAKIKNELWDYKLSIIILVIPNESRVIELDVFNDINSTPKKLKTDLVILAKQKYILLGQKDIQSKEDMEEYLAIKIAHILNEEIKGSVWENAIKFEKEINSQIGIIGIAAYKKAILPLVKKIIHDEGGKVISIQNLDDKALDLADYFNQAWQKVYEKWESCFKVQSIIIESEKYDFYYDNSYYLQKTTGVNAVFQLLNQSENIEEFEKIINKSPLTEEDWLKGGKLSGLTSGSGFKKAVMFIKNGKTI